A single window of uncultured Methanospirillum sp. DNA harbors:
- a CDS encoding tetratricopeptide repeat protein produces MGIRDWLGGSDTTPADSYCQKGENQLAKEKFEAAIQTFNRGLELNRGSARCWSGMGKAFSGLERYDRAEECFTRALEIEPEHVEAITSKARALRAHAKKAQDALKCLEAIELCNRALLLHPDYPPAYHEKGMALWTLGKREEAVEFFEKAKKIDPAYAYPWDLKGRYLYDLRKYHESIEAYEQAIKVRPYDPDILYGMGRSLMKIGAYQHAISYFQRCLKERPDFAPAWLLTGNSYKILHKYAEAIEAYETAMERDPGSTKYRKNIADVYFVMGNQALYKEGRYQEAIQCLDQTLKIIPRHINAWFSKGVAYRKLGAYRNATACFLRVVEIDPNNSHAYYEMGQLLEKGDNLEEAVRCYLEAIRSDPSHTDAMYKLGNLLIDVGEYKSAIQYFDQIIEKKPDSSVAWYAKGKALAKNGQDRDAERCFERAGKLAATQ; encoded by the coding sequence ATGGGAATCAGAGACTGGCTGGGAGGATCTGATACCACCCCGGCAGATAGTTACTGTCAGAAAGGTGAGAACCAGCTTGCCAAGGAGAAGTTCGAGGCAGCCATCCAGACCTTTAACCGCGGTCTTGAACTGAACAGGGGGAGTGCCAGGTGCTGGAGCGGGATGGGCAAAGCGTTCTCAGGGCTTGAGCGGTACGACAGAGCTGAGGAGTGTTTCACCCGGGCACTTGAGATAGAGCCTGAACACGTGGAGGCGATCACCAGCAAGGCAAGAGCACTCCGGGCCCATGCAAAAAAGGCACAGGACGCCCTGAAGTGTCTAGAAGCGATAGAACTATGTAACCGGGCACTCCTGTTGCATCCGGACTACCCTCCAGCCTATCATGAGAAGGGGATGGCACTCTGGACACTCGGAAAGCGGGAAGAAGCGGTTGAATTTTTTGAAAAGGCAAAAAAGATTGATCCAGCTTATGCATATCCCTGGGATCTGAAAGGTCGGTACCTCTATGATCTCAGAAAATACCATGAGTCCATAGAGGCATATGAACAGGCGATAAAGGTCAGGCCTTATGATCCTGACATCCTCTATGGCATGGGCCGTTCACTCATGAAGATAGGGGCCTACCAGCATGCAATATCCTATTTTCAGCGATGCCTGAAAGAACGCCCTGACTTTGCCCCTGCCTGGCTCCTCACCGGAAACTCATACAAGATCCTTCATAAATATGCCGAGGCAATCGAGGCATACGAGACCGCGATGGAGCGGGATCCGGGGAGCACGAAGTACCGCAAGAACATTGCAGATGTCTACTTCGTGATGGGAAATCAGGCATTGTACAAGGAAGGAAGATACCAGGAGGCGATCCAGTGCCTGGACCAGACCCTCAAGATCATCCCAAGGCACATCAATGCCTGGTTCTCAAAAGGGGTGGCATACCGGAAACTTGGTGCGTACCGGAACGCCACTGCCTGTTTCCTGCGTGTGGTAGAGATAGATCCCAACAACTCACATGCCTACTATGAGATGGGTCAGCTCCTTGAAAAGGGAGATAACCTTGAGGAGGCGGTCAGGTGCTACCTTGAGGCAATCAGGAGTGATCCTTCACATACCGATGCGATGTACAAGCTCGGCAACCTCCTCATCGATGTCGGCGAGTACAAAAGTGCAATCCAGTACTTTGATCAGATCATCGAGAAGAAGCCTGACTCATCAGTAGCCTGGTATGCAAAGGGAAAGGCACTTGCCAAGAACGGACAGGACCGTGATGCAGAACGGTGCTTTGAGCGTGCAGGAAAACTTGCAGCTACCCAGTAA
- a CDS encoding DJ-1/PfpI family protein, producing MKILIAVPPTGYHDKELSLVIAVFDHNKAEYEFASNQAGYAKGTLGGRVYTPLSFEDVILHKEAEYDAMAILGGHGGQAHFWNSKDLLELVKIFRLHRKVIGAISTSPVVLARAGILKKRPATVINGPPIREMMKADVKFEDKPVVFLDRIVTARNPDDGKRFAELIIEYILGNPEFNGPQVVPAPNKLGFDI from the coding sequence ATGAAGATCCTGATCGCTGTTCCCCCTACCGGATACCATGACAAGGAGTTATCCCTGGTCATCGCGGTGTTTGATCATAACAAGGCAGAGTACGAGTTTGCATCAAACCAGGCAGGGTACGCGAAGGGAACACTGGGGGGAAGGGTGTATACCCCACTCAGTTTCGAGGATGTGATCCTGCACAAGGAGGCCGAGTATGATGCCATGGCGATACTTGGAGGGCATGGAGGGCAGGCTCATTTCTGGAACAGCAAGGATCTGCTCGAACTGGTGAAGATCTTCCGGCTTCACCGCAAAGTGATCGGGGCTATCAGCACCTCGCCGGTGGTGCTTGCCAGGGCAGGAATTTTGAAAAAACGACCTGCAACTGTGATCAACGGCCCCCCAATCAGGGAGATGATGAAGGCTGATGTGAAGTTCGAGGACAAACCTGTGGTGTTTCTCGACAGAATAGTCACAGCCAGGAACCCTGATGACGGCAAACGTTTTGCTGAACTTATCATCGAGTATATTCTTGGAAACCCTGAGTTCAACGGGCCTCAAGTGGTCCCAGCCCCGAACAAGCTCGGGTTTGATATCTGA